A genomic stretch from Xiphophorus maculatus strain JP 163 A chromosome 16, X_maculatus-5.0-male, whole genome shotgun sequence includes:
- the LOC111611658 gene encoding uncharacterized protein LOC111611658 translates to MAEAGRIVRVSGLPTDLEDDRLKDKLLIHFLRARNGGGEIDHVTIVKPTPLSALITFEDSAVAQRIAQQSRHILEIDGKKYELNASESPESLDPDQVVLSLTATVDYSRLPGGIKALKNLHKSHQDVQIKSIATEMCCTLFGSYCKVQAALAELLGPGFSESKESGPNASSRTWSFQTSQKPQVSEDQSREPTRQEEHREVEDDADVSTKGENFTSSRNRALGGDDWETANHTDSAAQHSPTAFIEESSLIVDADMFQYLEKHCKKEYQQILSQFGVEVVNETNQGLTTLFLQIAGTTALEEGQESMKLAKQAISRLYQENEAKICRDQLPKTIVRPRGGLQRALENVSARYPKLLLNEDEQNIYFIGSNKDVADARYSLLMGQEEVRNKKEGVASLLNFPSYNSGSSPFHADEERLPQTTPPTEGQLNERIDRLQISEEDEQRIDGARRYKLAARFKDSGLSGLGSFSFRPNSSPSRQAYQEPILGHDVLSGTTQISGEGVSRAAAQNTGGNILFKTAHTSSPSLFSPIKTSLTTDMIDTRPKDLAAPFASIPYSLPKSSALLPSGSGSTLKRASSFSGTPQQKAQILGQKSQDDSSKPSVGVRERSSSFSSQTVRNKQEVHHEEISVSQVIWQYIKEAYRTRVEDLTSDLQMKESSSDGNQNLTVILRGADSSKVTLCRERLQKLVDLVSGDFSVQELRMSELGVSSTKDETLQACCSEVRSRFKKVVIHTMKKNLYLVGPLELCSQVAATLREVFSKEPEQHDFSDQFLLLNATQSRKQAPDSTYQLLVSPQAGIVEKNSESQQWKTTYGRDFGEKGLVNGSNSQSSQKKEKVFKEKQDGNTVGKNPMNGDKEITLQANQPDATEHTPAETQSTSEKSRSGLNEQTCYCGKDKTTLVRTKCGVTLCPECLEMLHWRYCKVCSQAEQTSQGICGEMKKSKLSMSFPGQHKDGVIKITYRIPNGIQGEGHPSPGKPFKGAVFEAYLPDNENAKKLLPRLEKAFRGGLTFTVADKGTEAKVVWDCIPHKTSLYGGKSEKGYPDPTYLTRLSTILTSKGIA, encoded by the exons ATGGCAGAAGCGGGCAGGATTGTCAGGGTGAGCGGGCTGCCCACGGACCTAGAAGATGACAGGCTGAAAGACAAGTTACTCATTCACTTTCTCAGAGCCAGGAATGGAGGAGGGGAAATAGACCATGTCACGATTGTGAAACCAACGCCTTTATCTGCTCTCATTACCTTTGAGGACAGTGCAG TGGCACAGAGAATTGCTCAACAATCTCGGCACATTCTGGAAATAGATGGAAAGAAGTATGAACTCAATGCTTCAGAGAGCCCAGAAAGCTTGGACCCAGACCAG GTTGTCTTAAGCTTAACAGCAACGGTTGACTACAGCAGACTTCCTGGGGGAATCAAGGCACTAAAAAACCTTCATAAAAGTCATCAGGATGTCCAGATAAAATCCATTGCTACTGAGATGTGTTGCACACTGTTTGGCTCGTACTGTAAAGTGCAGGCTGCTTTGGCCGAACTACTTGGTCCCGGATTCTCAGAGAGCAAAGAATCAGGTCCAAATGCCTCCAGCAGGACTTGGTCATTTCAGACATCACAGAAGCCTCAAGTGTCAGAAGATCAGAGCAGAGAACCAACCAGGCAAGAGGAACACAGAGAAGTCGAAGATGACGCTGATGTTTCAACAAAGGGGGAAAACTTCACTTCAAGCAGAAATCGTGCTCTTGGTGGTGATGACTGGGAAACTGCCAATCACACAGATAGCGCAGCTCAGCACTCTCCAACTGCTTTTATAGAGGAGTCCTCTTTGATTGTGGATGCAGACATGTTCCAGTATCTGGAGAAGCACTGCAAGAAGGAATACCAGCAAATCCTCAGTCAGTTTGGTGTCGAGGTAGTGAACGAAACAAATCAAGGCCTGACAACTCTGTTTTTGCAGATTGCTGGTACAACAGCGTTGGAAGAGGGACAAGAGAGCATGAAACTAGCTAAACAGGCAATAAGTCGACTTTACCAGGAAAATGAGGCAAAGATCTGTCGAGACCAGCTCCCTAAAACTATAGTTCGCCCCAGAGGAGGACTGCAAAGGGCACTGGAAAACGTAAGTGCAAGATATCCAAAACTTCTTCTGAATGAAGATGAGCAGAATATTTACTTTATTGGTAGCAACAAGGATGTAGCAGATGCCAGATACTCTCTTCTAATGGGCCAGGAGGAagttagaaataaaaaggaaggtGTTGCCAGTCTTCTTAATTTTCCTTCATATAATTCTGGCTCATCACCTTTTCATGCTGATGAGGAGCGATTACCCCAGACTACACCTCCTACTGAAGGACAGTTGAATGAAAGGATAGATCGGCTTCAGATATCTGAGGAAGATGAACAAAGAATTGATGGAGCAAGAAGGTATAAGCTGGCTGCTCGGTTTAAAGACTCAGGACTTTCCGGTTTAGGCAGCTTTTCCTTCCGTCCAAATTCATCACCCAGCAGGCAAGCGTACCAGGAACCGATTCTGGGGCATGATGTGCTGTCCGGAACAACACAGATTTCTGGTGAAGGAGTTTCTAGAGCAGCAGCCCAAAATACTGGAGGGAACATATTGTTCAAGACCGCGCACACATCTTCTCCCTCTTTATTCTCACCAATTAAAACCTCTTTAACTACAGATATGATAGATACCCGACCAAAAGATTTAGCAGCTCCGTTTGCTTCAATTCCTTACAGCCTTCCAAAAAGCAGTGCACTTCTACCTTCAGGGTCTGGATCCACTTTAAAGCGAGCCAGTAGTTTCTCAGGGACACCTCAACAGAAAGCTCAAATCTTGGGCCAGAAGAGCCAAGACGATTCCAGCAAACCTTCAGTCGGAGTCCGCGAGCGGTCTTCCAGCTTTAGTAGCCAGACAGTGAGGAATAAACAGGAAGTCCATCATGAAGAGATCTCAGTTTCCCAGGTTATATGGCAATACATAAAGGAGGCCTACCGCACCCGGGTGGAGGACCTCACGTCTGATCTCCAGATGAAAGAGAGCTCCTCTGATGGCAATCAGAATTTGACTGTTATCTTAAGAGGGGCTGATTCGTCCAAAGTGACATTATGTCGGGAACGTCTACAGAAGCTTGTTGACTTAGTCAGTGGTGACTTCTCAGTTCAGGAGCTGCGCATGTCGGAGTTGGGGGTTTCTAGTACCAAAGATGAAACCTTACAGGCTTGTTGCTCTGAAGTGCGGAGCCGCTTCAAGAAGGTTGTTATCCACACGATGAAGAAAAACTTGTATCTCGTTGGTCCATTAGAGCTCTGCTCCCAGGTTGCTGCTACGCTGAGGGAGGTATTTTCTAAAGAACCTGAACAGCACGACTTCTCCGACCAATTTTTACTATTGAATGCaacccaaagcagaaaacaagctCCGGACAGTACATATCAATTGCTAGTATCCCCCCAAGCTGGCATAGTTGAAAAGAACAGCGAGAGTCAGCAATGGAAAACAACCTATGGTAGAGACTTTGGTGAGAAAGGGCTTGTAAATGGATCAAATAGCCAATCATCacagaagaaagagaaagtCTTCAAGGAAAAACAGGATGGAAACACAGTTGGAAAGAATCCTATGAATGGTGATAAAGAGATAACATTACAGGCTAACCAACCAGATGCTACAGAGCATACACCTGCAGAGACCCAGAGCACCTCAGAGAAGTCCAGGTCAGGTCTGAACGAGCAGACCTGTTATTGTGGGAAGGACAAGACAACATTGGTGAGGACCAAGTGTGGAGTCACATTGTGCCCAGAGTGCCTGGAGATGTTGCACTGGAGATACTGCAAAGTCTGCAGTCAGGCAGAGCAGACATCCCAAGGCATCTGCGGTGAAATGAAGAAATCCAAACTGAGCATGAGTTTCCCAGGTCAACACAAGGACGGCGTTATCAAGATCACTTACCGCATTCCTAATGGTATCCAAGGG GAGGGCCATCCATCACCTGGAAAACCATTTAAGGGGGCGGTATTCGAAGCCTACCTCCCAGACAATGAAAATGCGAAGAAGCTGCTTCCCCGGCTGGAAAAAGCCTTCAGGGGGGGCCTCACCTTCACAGTGGCAGACAAAGGGACAGAGGCCAAGGTCGTCTGGGACTGCATCCCACACAAAACCAGCTTATATGGAGGCAAATCTGA GAAAGGGTACCCGGATCCCACCTACTTGACACGTTTGTCCACCATCTTGACTTCTAAAGGAATTGCGTAG